In a genomic window of Trichoderma atroviride chromosome 4, complete sequence:
- a CDS encoding uncharacterized protein (EggNog:ENOG41~TransMembrane:12 (i51-71o91-112i119-139o145-167i179-200o212-234i279-306o326-344i351-371o377-398i410-431o443-464i)) → MSFKTDEKAQVSTRDVRQVAEIGQTATDRYGAALVAYNPATERRLRLKIDFYIVPTVSLLYLFCFIDRANIGNAKIAGLASDLKLEGYDYNAIISVFFVSYIIFEIPANLACKYIGPGWFLPLITVLFGVCSLSTAYVNTLGQAAAVRFLLGIFEAGMMPGIAYYLSRWYRRSELAFRLSLYIVMSPLAGAFGGLLASAILNLDHVGGVHKWRMIFVVEGIITIGLGLVGFLTLTDRPETARWLSQEEKDLAIARIKSERIGTTTILDSMDKGRIKRGIFNPVTASTSFIFLLNNITVQGLAFFAPTIVATLFKGKTTTQQQLLTVPPYVVGAFFTVLFPLLSWRLDRRQIFIILSAPMVMVGYAMFLGSTDQKVRYGATFLIASSAFALGPLTNAQVAANVVGDTARSAAIGTNAMMGSVGGLISGWAFLPFDAPDYHIGNGLNLATSGTVLILATLTLLWMIRDNKKRGSKDVDAELNGLTQEQVENLDWKHPAFQWRY, encoded by the exons ATGTCATTCAAGACGGATGAAAAGGCCCAGGTGTCAACGCGTGATGTGCGCCAGGTCGCTGAGATAGGCCAAACCGCCACAGACAG ATATGGCGCGGCCCTCGTAGCATACAATCCTGCAACCGAGCGCaggctgcggctgaagaTTGACTTTTACATCGTCCCAACAGTGTCGCTGCTGTATCTCTTTTGCTTTATTGATCGCGCAAACATTG GTAACGCAAAAATCGCCGGCCTCGCAAGCGATCTCAAACTGGAAGGATACGACTACAATGCCAtcatctccgtcttcttcgtctcctaCATCATCTTCGAGATCCCGGCAAACTTGGCCTGCAAATATATAGGACCAGGATGGTTTCTTCCGTTGATTACGGTTTTATTTGGCGTGTGCTCTTTATCAACTGCATATGTCAATACCTTGGGCCAGGCGGCCGCTGTCCGATTCTTGCTCGGTATTTTCGAGGCCGGGATGATGCCTGGAATTGCCTACTACCTATCTCGCTGGTATCGCCGCTCCGAGCTGGCTTTTAGACTATCTCTATACATTGTCATGTCGCCGCTGGCTGGAGCTTTTGGAGGCCTGCTCGCATCTGCCATCCTCAATCTTGACCACGTTGGCGGTGTTCATAAATGGCGGATGATTTTCGTTGTCGagggcatcatcaccattggccttggccttgttggcttcttgaccttgactGATCGCCCAGAAACGGCGCGCTGGCTGTctcaggaagaaaaagaccTGGCTATTGCGCGCATCAAGTCTGAGAGAATTGGTACCACCACTATTCTCGATAGCATGGACAAGGGCAGGATCAAGAGAGGCATCTTTAACCCTGTGACAGCCAGCACATCCTTCATATTCCTCTTGAACAACATCACGGTCCAGGGACTGGCATTCTTTGCCCCGACTATTGTTGCCACTCTGTTCAAGGGAAAGACGACAAcccaacagcagctgctgaCTGTGCCACCATACGTGGTTGGAGCCTTCTTCACCGTCTTGTTCCCGCTCCTGAGCTGGCGCCTCGACAGGCGGCagatcttcatcatcctctctGCGCCCATGGTCATGGTGGGATATGCAATGTTCCTAGGCTCAACGGATCAAAAGGTCCGATACGGCGCAACGTTCCTCATCGCCTCCTCCGCATTCGCTCTTGGACCACTGACGAATGCGCAAGTTGCCGCAAATGTTGTCGGTGACACGGCTCGCAGCGCGGCAATTGGCACCAATGCCATGATGGGCAGTGTTGGCGGTCTGATTAGCGGATGGGCGTTTCTTCCCTTTGACGCACCGGATTACCACATTGGAAATGGACTGAATTTGGCCACGTCGGGAACCGTCTTGATTTTGGCTACACTGACGCTGTTGTGGATGATTCGGGACAACAAGAAGAGGGGGAGCAAAGATGTTGACGCCGAGTTGAACGGTCTGACTCAGGAACAGGTTGAGAACTTGGACTGGAAGCATCCAGCGTTCCAGTGGAGATATTGA
- a CDS encoding uncharacterized protein (EggNog:ENOG41) encodes MTQVMSSSSNSSTPSQGGSSQGGSGGGDSSSAGKRKKQARGDEDDGEFTDGEGLGYNPLKKLRPNPKDDENLRLSCPYRKRNPSRFNVRDHHSCAMTYFPKFAELRQHIVKQHKRDDPSAFVCDRCNRDFHTRKELRDHQRLPKEEMCDILDHDPESGVDGTTSIKLLSRKRASGASLEAQWKEIWNILFPDDEDHQIHPYNFTPVIEHFELSNYYMSSFEVLHSSLRDKISNPATLETLTSKFQQCFMEAVERCIGAAQSMPYTNRSNKRNEPPRVQSFQSLIPRKGREILPRPDSGVVMMDECSEESGSIKNSVYGPRDSVRTIVKDGGQRRGSNLVPEPSTTDPTPAAMGMLDQSFSGHMSFMAPLAVADPMDSMAVQSWNNGVSDPNDGDIANSFPMTDQFYAPGELTPHGDLGNWGGDYYQSSFHGLDDRFNPFNGGMS; translated from the exons ATGACACAAGTCATGTCATCGTCGAGCAACTCGTCGACTCCTTCGCAAGGCGGTAGCTCGCAAGGTGGCAGCGGAGGCGGAGACTCTTCGTCGGCaggcaagagaaagaagcaagcgcgaggcgatgaagatgacggcgaGTTCACCGACGGCGAAGGCTTGGGGTACAATCcgctcaagaagctgcgcCCAAATCCCAAGGACGACGAGAACCTACGCCTGAGCTGCCCGTACAGAAAGAGAAATCCGTCGCGTTTTAATGTCAGGGACCATCACTCCTGTGCCATGACTTATTTTCCCAAGTTTGCAGAGCTAAG ACAGCACATTGTTAAACAGCACAAGCGAGACGACCCCTCTGCATTTGTTTGCGATAGATGTAACCGTGATTTTCATACTCGGAAAGAGCTTCGAGACCATCAGCGTCTgcccaaagaagaaatgtGCGACATCTTGGATCATGACCCAGAGTCAGGGGTCGACGGAACTACGTCGATCAAGCTCCTGTCTCGAAAGAGGGCCAGTGGAGCCTCTCTCGAGGCTCAATGGAAAGAAATCTGGAATATCCTGTTCCCGGATGATGAGGACCACCAGATTCACCCATACA ATTTTACTCCCGTCATTGAGCATTTCGAGCTTTCCAATTACTACATGTCATCTTTCGAAGTCCTtcactcttctcttcgcgaCAAGATCTCAAACCCCGCAACGCTTGAGACTCTGACCTCCAAGTTCCAACAGTGCTTTATGGAGGCCGTAGAGCGATGCATAGGCGCCGCGCAGAGCATGCCCTACACCAATCGCAGCAACAAGAGAAACGAACCACCTCGCGTACAGAGCTTCCAAAGTCTCATCCCCCGAAAGGGACGGGAAATACTGCCCCGCCCCGACTCTGGCGTTGTCATGATGGACGAGTGCTCCGAAGAgagcggcagcatcaagaacTCTGTTTACGGCCCCCGAGACAGCGTTCGAACCATTGTCAAGGACGGGGGGCAAAGGCGCGGCAGCAACTTGGTTCCCGAGCCTTCAACGACGGATCCTACACCGGCGGCGATGGGCATGCTAGATCAGAGCTTTTCGGGGCACATGTCATTCATGGCACCTTTGGCCGTGGCAGACCCGATGGATTCCATGGCCGTTCAGTCCTGGAATAATGGCGTCTCGGATCCTAACGATGGGGATATAGCCAATAGTTTCCCCATGACTGATCAATTCTATGCTCCGGGAGAGCTCACGCCACATGGAGACCTGGGAAACTGGGGAGGCGACTATTATCAGTCCTCATTCCATGGTCTTGATGACCGATTTAACCCCTTTAATGGCGGGATGAGCTAA
- a CDS encoding uncharacterized protein (EggNog:ENOG41) — MTVRRASFSAAQSMAENPLEQGDRTPGLAVNHIPLHLRQDSRSKESLAPTTPRSSIESQGVAPFAQRKQFPENLHFAPPFVPPALQDRLDPEQHLVGQRARLGHDVFALDAGQPHQHQLRQRPQRLLRPLHRHLAPSQPRLSSAAPLFHGISLLSRQRR; from the coding sequence ATGACCGTGAGGCGAGCAAGTTTCTCCGCGGCTCAGTCCATGGCCGAGAATCCACTCGAGCAGGGAGATCGCACACCAGGCCTCGCCGTCAACCACATCCCGCTGCACCTGCGCCAGGACTCGCGGTCCAAAGAGTCTCTCGCCCCGACGACGCCGCGGTCCAGCATCGAGAGCCAAGGCGTCGCCCCCTTTGCCCAGCGCAAGCAGTTCCCGGAGAACCTGCACTTTGCCCCCCCATTCGTTCCGCCTGCGCTCCAGGACCGCCTCGACCCggagcagcatctcgtcGGCCAACGTGCCCGACTCGGCCACGACGTATTCGCACTCGACGCTGGCCAGCCCCATCAGCACCAGCTACGCCAGCGACCTCAGCGACTTCTGCGGCCACTCCATCGACACCTCGCGCCCAGCCAGCCGCGTCTATCATCGGCGGCACCGCTCTTCCACGGGATCTCTCTGCTCTCACGCcaacgacgatga
- a CDS encoding uncharacterized protein (EggNog:ENOG41): MGNDGGSIPKRRELVQNAARAPTISELKATALESLAHAWAHCALSDAPIDLESVVSDWRGRLYNYEAILQGLMPSDDPNEVTPAAVGIRSLRDVAKLKFSKKGDKWACPISMKEMGPTTKSVYLVPCGHVFAEVAITEIKEEACPECGEAFTQENVIAILPTAEKDLDRLQKRIEDLQANGLTHTLKKGKSEKKKKRKAGEAEEEANGENKDDKSKKSDASRAKKETDSRIKGINNSMAATLTARVLAEQDERNKRRKLAQVAS; this comes from the coding sequence atggGCAATGACGGCGGATCCATCCCCAAGCGCCGCGAGCTTGTGCAGAACGCAGCGCGCGCACCGACGATTTCGGAACTCAAGGCGACGGCCCTCGAATCTCTCGCCCATGCGTGGGCGCACTGCGCCCTCAGCGACGCGCCCATCGACCTGGAATCGGTCGTTTCGGACTGGCGAGGCAGACTCTACAACTACGAAGCCATTCTGCAGGGCTTGATGCCTTCGGACGACCCCAACGAGGTGACACCAGCAGCCGTGGGCATCCGCTCGCTTCGCGATGTGGCGAAGCTCAAGTTCTCCAAGAAGGGCGACAAGTGGGCTTGCCCGATATCCATGAAGGAGATGGGACCGACAACAAAATCCGTCTATCTGGTGCCGTGCGGCCATGTGTTTGCAGAGGTTGCCATTACGGAGATCAAAGAAGAGGCCTGCCCGGAGTGTGGCGAAGCCTTTACCCAAGAGAACGTTATTGCCATTCTCCCAACTGCTGAGAAAGACTTGGACAGGTTACAGAAGCGGATCGAAGATTTACAGGCAAACGGCCTTACACACAcgctgaagaagggcaagtctgaaaagaagaagaagcgcaaggccggagaagcagaagaggaggcaAACGGTGAAAACAAGGACGACAAGTCCAAGAAGAGCGATGCTAGCCGGGCAAAGAAGGAAACAGACTCGAGAATCAAGGGCATCAACAACTCAATGGCGGCAACGTTGACGGCCCGCGTCCTGGCCGAACAAGACGAGAGGAACAAACGCCGGAAGCTGGCCCAGGTGGCTTCATGA
- a CDS encoding uncharacterized protein (EggNog:ENOG41), producing the protein MVDKAVVCWFPNKLSLDIKSHIYPPSFHCSIFNSCITSLRKFSLLIQYTMSESDTTHLKPSSAEQNAGSAPYTPFLLRLYDFWVLGVSNHFAWQCSTTKVQLPLFKATIGTRHLDVGVGTGYYPAKTVETETPCKEITLVDLNPNTLNQAAARINEAQKSIKVNTVVANIYEPLPLPAGEKFDSISTFYLLHCLAGPPESKTKVFDVLKTYVADDGVFVGTTILGEERPMNFFASRLMKIYNEKGIFDNWQDSKAVFEEGLRRNFDEVDIQIIGRSMVWTARRPKKEA; encoded by the coding sequence ATGGTTGATAAGGCCGTAGTCTGTTGGTTTCCAAACAAACTTTCACTCGATATCAAAAGCCATATATATCCCCCTTCCTTCCACTGTTCAATTTTCAATTCCTGTATTACATCTCTACGGAAATTCAGCCTTCTCATACAATACACAATGAGTGAGTCTGATACAACGCATCTGAAGCCGTCGTCAGCGGAGCAGAATGCCGGCTCGGCCCCTTACACGCCGTTCCTGCTACGACTCTACGATTTCTGGGTTCTCGGAGTATCAAACCACTTTGCCTGGCAATGCTCAACAACAAAAGTCCAGCTCCCTCTCTTCAAAGCCACAATAGGAACAAGACACCTCGACGTGGGCGTCGGCACAGGCTACTATCCCGCCAAAACCGTCGAGACCGAAACGCCCTGCAAAGAGATTACCCTCGTCGACCTCAACCCCAACACGCTGAACCAAGCCGCCGCCCGCATCAACGAAGCCCAAAAGAGCATCAAGGTCAACACCGTCGTCGCCAACATCTACGAACCGCTGCCTCTCCCCGCCGGCGAAAAGTTCGACTCCATCAGCACCTTTTACCTGCTCCACTGCCTCGCGGGCCCCCCTGAGAGCAAGACAAAAGTGTTTGACGTGCTCAAGACCTACGTTGCCGACGACGGCGTCTTCGTGGGCACGACGATTCTCGGCGAAGAAAGGCCGATGAATTTCTTCGCCTCGCGGCTCATGAAGATTTACAACGAAAAGGGCATCTTTGACAACTGGCAGGACAGCAAGGCCGTGTTTGAGGAGGGCCTGCGGCGGAACTTTGACGAGGTTGATATTCAGATTATCGGGAGGAGCATGGTCTGGACGGCGAGGAGGCCCAAGAAGGAAGCATAA
- a CDS encoding uncharacterized protein (SECRETED:SignalP(1-21)~BUSCO:EOG092D13AE) — protein MQHPQSLALLGAVCSFTVAAAGSVPRGVGPEFASYYQNNDVFACIANPSIKISLDRVNDGSCDCPDGSDEPGTAACAFIDHLSPEQPLIGSPTGTTNATLSLPGFWCANKGHLPAYIPFSYVNDGICDYDVCCDGSDEYRHANGVKCADRCAEIGKEYRKLAEARRKSAEKASVIKQQMLKEAKELRQEVERRITILEQDKRNIEARKADLEQKYAEALKEDSNRVVKKEGAGGKLGVLVGLAKDRVEELREALRLVTEDREALRAKKIELEAILKQFKEDYNPNFNDEGVKAAVRSWDDYAAREAESDQAEFHESDINEILQEDDETNGVNWKAFDEYGEDTDVLYNFDAYLPPFIRNVLQEKLKSLRKWLVANGLIAAAPSDGSESKEVRTAREYAEAADVDLRNKIRDLEADQSDLQKDYGPSDIFRAIKGKCAEIDSGEYTYEICWLDKTMQKSKKGHGSTNMGNFDRIDIEMADDDERVDGKSLGSGPRMVMRYNNGQTCWNGPQRRTDVWLGCAEKEEVWRVTEAEKCVYKMEVGTPAACEYEGDAINSHKKDEL, from the exons ATGCAGCACCCACAGTCGTTGGCGCTCTTGGGTGCCGTGTGCTCCTTCAcggtggctgctgctggcagcgTGCCACGTGGAGTTGGCCCCGAGT TCGCCTCCTACTACCAGAATAACGATGTATTTGCTTGCATCGCCAATCCCTCCATCAAAATCAGCCTGGATCGTGTCAACGACGGCTCGTGCGACTGTCCGGATGGCTCAGACGAACCCGGCACCGCTGCCTGTGCCTTCATCGACCATCTTTCCCCTGAACAGCCCCTGATTGGCAGCCCAACGGGGACTACAAATGCCACTCTGTCCTTGCCTGGATTTTGGTGTGCCAACAAGGGCCACCTTCCGGCCTACATTCCGTTTTCCTACGTCAATGATGGCATCTGTGATTACGACGTCTGCTGCGACGGATCAGACGAGTACAGGCATGCCAATGGCGTCAAGTGCGCCGACCGCTGTGCGGAGATTGGCAAAGAATACCGAAAGCTCGCCGAGGCGAGGAGAAAAAGCGCTGAAAAGGCCAGCGTGATAAAGCAGCAAATGCTcaaagaggcaaaggagcTCCGTCAGGAGGTCGAGCGTCGCATTACGATACTGGAGCAGGATAAACGAAACATTGAGGCTAGAAAGGCAGATCTCGAACAAAAGTACGCCGAAGCCTTGAAGGAGGACAGCAACAGGGTTGTTAAGAAAGAAGGCGCTGGCGGCAAGCTTGGTGTCCTGGTTGGCCTTGCCAAGGACAGGGTCGAAGAGCTGCGAGAGGCTCTCAGACTGGTTACGGAAGATCGCGAAGCCTTGCGTgccaagaagattgagctCGAGGCCATTCTCAAGCAGTTCAAGGAGGATTACAACCCCAACTTCAACGACGAGGGAGTCAAGGCTGCCGTTAGGTCATGGGACGATTACGCGGCCCGTGAAGCTGAGTCCGACCAGGCCGAGTTCCATGAGTCTGACATCAACGAAATCCTTcaggaggatgacgagacCAATGGAGTAAACTGGAAAGCATTTGATGAGTATGGCGAGGACACCGACGTCC TTTACAACTTTGATGCTTACCTCCCTCCATTTATCCGCAATGTGCTTCAAGAGAAACTCAAGTCTCTTCGCAAATGGCTTGTCGCAAATGGCCTGATTGCCGCTGCTCCCAGCGATGGATCAGAGTCAAAAGAAGTCAGGACTGCCCGAGAGTACGCCGAAGCAGCTGACGTGGATCTCAGAAACAAGATTAGAGATCTTGAGGCCGACCAGTCAGATCTCCAGAAGGACTATGGCCCATCCGACATTTTCCGTGCCATCAAGGGCAAGTGCGCTGAGATTGATTCTGGCGAATACACTTATGAAATCTGCTGGCTGGACAAGACGATGCAGAAATCCAAAAAGGGCCACGGATCCACCAACATGGGCAACTTTGATAGGATCGATATCGAAATggcagacgacgacgagaggGTGGATGGTAAGAGCCTTGGCAGTGGTCCTAGGATGGTGATGCGGTACAACAACGGCCAGACTTGCTGGAACGGCCCCCAACGACGAACCGACGTCTGGCTCGGGTGCgcggagaaggaagaagtctGGAGAGTGACCGAGGCCGAGAAGTGTGTCTACAAGATGGAGGTAGGAACACCAGCCGCCTGTGAGTATGAGGGGGACGCGATAAACTCGCACAAGAAGGATGAACTGTAA
- a CDS encoding uncharacterized protein (EggNog:ENOG41): MAPVPDATALKSLETLIQTAGTLLKQLQDVLGEIRNNPDAPSAPATSSASTTPLDALALARDSATLIRAHATKVSLLIINEPFTPSAVSSVVRELVKGPIPGLAASVQACDPNVYTWAFRRELTSRCQRVLSGLAELLAKVPKDGKVLAKEKEGFGAGGKGSIASTGLLWSACDSLITLANGGVSGFFVQKMNEWKDTLNDIMEEVKEWGDEEADEDDEDEDDAGDDDEDDLADAVASAHISTQNMLDDLMSSHQSIPASDPDGIRPRLESSLRRLRLVILLYTAITKRRMKKLPTITPSETSSATTTQRLNELAPLLQKLPDSFGDLACAFYGLRPKEIDDAMDQCFLDSFAVSELLSVSWDGSRDEFTEWTEKFQKEIKRA; this comes from the coding sequence ATGGCCCCTGTGCCTGACGCCACAGCTCTCAAGAGCCTCGAAACCCTCATCCAAACCGCCGGAACCCTCctgaagcagctccaagACGTCCTCGGCGAGATCCGAAACAACCCAGACGCTCCCTCAGCTCCAGCAACCTCTTCCGCCTCAACAACGCCTCTCGACGCCCTCGCCCTTGCCCGCGACTCAGCAACCCTCATCAGGGCCCACGCCACCAAAGTCTCTCTGCTCATAATCAACGAGCCCTTCACCCCCAGCGCAGTCTCGTCCGTCGTGCGCGAGCTGGTCAAGGGCCCTATACCCGGTCTTGCGGCGTCCGTCCAAGCATGTGATCCGAATGTCTACACTTGGGCCTTTCGGCGCGAATTGACGTCAAGATGCCAGCGCGTGCTATCAGGACTGGCCGAACTGCTGGCGAAAGTGCCCAAGGACGGTAAAGTCTTggcaaaagagaaggaagggTTCGGCGCTGGgggaaaaggcagcatcgCATCGACTGGTCTTCTCTGGTCTGCGTGCGACAGCCTCATTACTCTTGCCAACGGCGGCGTCAGCGGATTCTTTGTGCAGAAGATGAACGAATGGAAGGATACTCTCAACGACATCATGGAAGAGGTCAAGGAATGGGGCGATGAGGAagccgacgaagacgacgaagacgaagatgatgctggcgacgacgacgaggacgatctTGCAGACGCAGTCGCATCAGCCCACATCTCCACCCAAAACATGCTCGACGACCTCATGAGCTCCCACCAAAGCATCCCCGCCTCCGACCCAGACGGCATCCGCCCCCGCCTCGAATCATCCCTacgccgcctccgcctcgtcatcctcctctacacagccatcaccaagcgccgcatgaagaagctcccTACCATCACACCAAGTGAAACCAGCAgcgcgacgacgacgcagcGACTAAACGAACTtgcgccgctgctgcagaaacTCCCCGACAGCTTCGGAGACCTAGCCTGTGCTTTTTACGGGCTGCGGCCCAAGGAGATTGACGACGCCATGGACCAGTGCTTCCTTGATTCGTTTGCTGTCAGCGAGTTGTTGAGTGTCAGCTGGGATGGCTCGCGGGATGAATTCACAGAGTGGACAGAAAAGTTTCAAAAGGAGATTAAAAGGGCATAA
- a CDS encoding uncharacterized protein (EggNog:ENOG41~BUSCO:EOG092D1L48): MGNNNTKESRSDYPEGYSDGRERRFEMGDSRGALGESRLLPGRAERSFLSIGSGSSARNRDRPDAPFEHRETKQEREARKLERERATRAQERERSIRDEHVDGGYLVTMGTYVGTEDFNKAVVRQLQIERKLAPFWRGLNDWSSTWAEHQLIAVARGLDPPAADAPPDPALMPRPPPPSSDFLAGPSLSNLTVEMGPRTLSTASDVSGSGANSALPSPSTAGPLKGSIKPRARALAAALSVGSRNASSTDLGPKEIQLPHDPFVNGQPLEVNLYKSTEECPICFLMYPPYLNRTRCCDQPICSECFVQIKRSDPHLPEHHPNGEARDPNEGLSAEDSPNLLTTEPSACPYCQMPEFGVTYEPPPFRRGLAIAPTATSTTASNTAMSSQSSLSSTLVPGTATAGRRRAHSLSVNAPNVITTDRIRPDWATKLAAARAHQARRAAAATALHTAAFLIGGNESRSRIRTSRFGRRNTGSSGGTTTPGGGQNAGGTEATEGQELTERTPSRNPDGTRRPRMEELEDMMLREAVRLSLATEEERKRKVEKALQKEAKKREKEREKAERKALKKQGKDPYGGGLSGASGSSFSLSLGRKRGNSAASELRLEAAMQAASQSSKGPEAPDHDKKTEIAGDKGKGVDRGPQPQSGATEATSSASLPIPTSSPRAGSHLRHMSNASSLGSSSADSPSGSYPGQGLVGSDANAAKRQSMGNRSDSGDGETESEPMLNFRSLVAAVGVNINDGSMINQTETAEGVGSPLAQVDEEKEESGAEHIERSLRVETSDMSKESTSNASDAANSSQNIPPFLDTPELTITPDTPIVEDGAEDKQLGHPSVLEHETGQDTH, encoded by the exons ATGGGCAATAACAACACAAAAGAGTCTCGCTCCGATTATCCCGAGGGCTACTCCGATGGCCGGGAGCGACGCTTTGAGATGGGAGACTCCCGCGGCGCCTTGGGGGAATCACGCCTTCTGCCAGGGAGGGCTGAGCGTAGCTTTCTCAGCATAGGAAGTGGCTCTTCGGCTCGAAACAGAGACCGACCGGATGCCCCGTTCGAACATCGCGAGACAAAGCAAGAACGAGAGGCTAGAAAGCTTGAGCGCGAGCGAGCCACGCGAGCCCAAGAACGTGAACGGAGTATAAGAGATGAACACGTGGACGGAGGCTATCTTGTCACCATGGGAACCTATGTCGGGACTGAGGATTTCAATAAGGCTGTTGTCAGACAGCTGCAG ATTGAACGGAAGTTGGCTCCCTTTTGGCGCGGCCTCAACGACTGGTCCTCTACCTGGGCTGAACACCAGCTCATTGCGGTCGCTCGTGGTCTGGACCCCCCAGCGGCCGATGCGCCTCCTGATCCTGCGTTGATGCCTCgaccgccgccaccatcaaGTGATTTCCTCGCCGGCCCTAGCCTTAGCAATCTGACGGTAGAGATGGGACCAAGGACGCTCTCAACTGCCTCAGATGTTAGTGGCTCAGGCGCAAACTCAGCGTTGCCGTCTCCATCAACGGCTGGGCCCTTGAAGGGCTCCATCAAGCCGAGGGCGAGAGCATTAGCTGCCGCCTTGAGTGTGGGCTCCCGCAATGCATCCTCCACTGACTTGGGCCCCAAGGAGATTCAGCTTCCCCACGATCCCTTTGTCAACGGCCAACCGCTCGAGGTTAATCTTTACAAATCTACAGAAGAATGCCCCATTTGTTTCTTGATGTATCCTCCTTACCTCAACCGTACAAGATGCTGTGATCAGCCGATTTGCAGCGAATGTTTTGTCCAAATCAAGCGATCCGACCCTCATCTTCCCGAGCACCACCCCAACGGCGAGGCGCGAGATCCAAACGAGGGTCTTTCTGCAGAGGACTCTCCTAATTTGCTTACAACAGAGCCTTCTGCCTGTCCCTACTGCCAAATGCCCGAGTTTGGCGTTACATACGAACCACCTCCCTTTCGACGCGGCTTGGCTATTGCGCCAACAGCGACttccaccaccgcctccaaCACCGCCATGTCTTCTCAAAGCTCCCTCAGCTCTACTTTAGTTCCGGGTACTGCGACGGCTGGGCGGAGGAGGGCGCATAGTTTGTCCGTCAACGCACCCAACGTCATCACCACTGATCGTATCCGACCGGACTGGGCTACCAAGCTGGCCGCGGCGCGTGCGCATCAGGCACGTCGTGCTGCAGCGGCCACTGCTCTCCACACCGCAGCCTTTTTGATAGGAGGCAATGAGTCTCGGTCCAGGATACGTACCAGCAGGTTTGGTAGGAGAAATACGgggagcagcggcggcacAACCACTCCCGGAGGAGGACAAAACGCGGGCGGAACCGAGGCTACGGAGGGCCAGGAGCTTACCGAGAGGACGCCAAGCCGGAATCCAGATGGCActcgtcgtcctcgtatGGAAGAACTCGAGGACATGATGCTCAGGGAGGCGGTTCGACTGTCTCTTGCCACCGAAGAAGAACGAAAGCGCAAGGTGGAAAAGGCACTTCAAAAggaagccaagaagcgagAAAAGGAGCGTGAAAAGGCGGAGCGAAAAGCTCTAAAGAAACAGGGCAAAGATCCTTATGGGGGCGGCCTCAGCGGAGCCAGTGGAAGTAGTTTCTCCTTGAGCCTGGGCCGTAAGCGAGGCAATAGCGCAGCCAGCGAGCTCAGACTCGAGGCAGCAATGCAGGCGGCATCGCAATCATCCAAAGGACCAGAAGCTCCGGATCACGATAAGAAGACAGAAATCGCCGGTGACAAGGGCAAAGGGGTTGATCGAGGGCCGCAGCCTCAATCTGGCGCAACGGAAGCGACTTCATCAGCTTCGCTTCCCATTCCAACCTCGAGTCCCCGAGCAGGGTCGCATCTAAGGCATATGAGCAATGCATCCTCACTTGGCTCTTCGTCAGCGGATAGTCCTTCAGGGAGCTATCCTGGGCAGGGATTGGTCGGTTCGGATGCTAATGCTGCCAAGAGACAAAGTATGGGCAATCGCAGCGATAGTGGTGACGGCGAGACGGAGAGCGAGCCCATGCTGAATTTCCGCAGCTTGGTCGCAGCTGTTGGCGTCAATATCAATGATGGTTCTATGATTAACCAGACAGAGACGGCTGAGGGTGTGGGTAGTCCACTTGCCCaggttgatgaagaaaaggaggagtCTGGCGCCGAGCACATAGAGCGAAGCCTTAGGGTCGAAACTTCCGACATGAGCAAGGAGTCTACTTCTAATGCTAGCGACGCAGCGAACAGTTCACAAAACATACCACCTTTTCTCGACACGCCGGAGCTGACCATTACTCCTGACACTCCCATAGTCGAAGATGGTGCTGAAGATAAACAGCTGGGACATCCTAGCGTGCTCGAACATGAAACTGGCCAGGATACGCATTAA